A segment of the Trifolium pratense cultivar HEN17-A07 linkage group LG7, ARS_RC_1.1, whole genome shotgun sequence genome:
CTAACAGTTTGTTCTGCTTCTTGTTCCATCTTAGCACTTGAACATCACCTGCAAAAGAACAACACATAACATCTAAACATTTCATTAAACGATTTCAAAGTCTGAACAAATGTATATGCAACTTCAGAACATATCATCAAAATAGGAAGACGACACAACGGTCTATGAAAATATTATCCTTATGAATCAAATTCAATCACGgacaaaacaaaattgtgtaAACCGCGTGAAGTTTGAAAACATCAATAAACTTATAAAGAGGTCTCCGATTATTTTAACACATCATAATCTATAAAAGATGATCAGCCAATGTACGCAAATTAAACACATCACTGACCTCACCTTAATAAAAATCacactataataaaaaaaaaaattgagaaaaagaaCTATAAATAAACATTCAATGTAAacgaaggaaaaaaaaaaacagatttagATGGGGTAAGAGTTCACTCAGTGATGGCAATATTTATTTAGGTTCGATTCTGCCAGCAATTTTCCTCAACCAAATATCAGAAGAGGGAGCTTTGTATCCTCATTGTGAACATCTATCCCCagaaaaacacaacaaaaataattaaaaagatgATTAACTATGTAGCACAGACACCAGACACTACACAGACGCGtcaacaccaataataatttgagaaaataacataataatttaatgtaatcaCATGCGTTGGTGTCAGACACAGGGGCGTGGCCAACATCAGGACGCACCTAATTTGAGGATAGTACATGCTTCAtactattaattaaagtgaAAGAGGTCGCTTATCGACACTCTTGAAAAGAGAAAACCtttaatttacacttgagattGGATTCTAATTTTcagcataacaaataaaataaaaattgacaaTTTATTGCAGAAAGTGCAACAGAGATAACAGTAAGAGAATAAACGATTGATTCATAAGCACTTATGAAGATCTGGaataacaaaattaaagatGTATGGTTGGATTTTGAAGCAGTGGGTTGATTGATgcaaattataataataataataatacaataaattgAGAGGGGAAGGATGAAAAAGGCAAAATTATAATATGTGAAATTTGAATTCGAAGACTTGAGGGAGGAAACAAAAGAACATACATACCTGTGAACTGAGAAAAGAGGGCGGCGCGAGGGAGCGGCGGCCGTGGAAGTTACGGCGCAGGGAAGGACGACCAGAGTGTGTACTGTACTGTTGTTGAGTTTCTCTAACTTcgatttgtttattttattttttacagtaCAAAAGGGAATTggcctaaaaaataaaaatagaaatactATGTCCatagaaaaatatagaaatactattgtttttaattttcaaatataaaagattctttaaattttattagaattttgtttttgttcttgcTATCGCTTCAGGTATGGGAATATTTGGTTGGTGATTAGGAAATATGGTCCGAAAAATCTCGATAGTAGTTCTATGAACAATCCTTTGTGggattggtttttttttttttttttatagttgaaaTTTTATAAAGCGTGAATCAAGATCCCTGgtacaaaaatcaaaattagaacGAGGAATAAAAAGATATTGTGATGTGAGTCTGTTATTTCTTGCATCGTAGGTGTTGTTGCGTCTTGAAATCATGGTTGTCATGGTTCCGCAACATCACAAGGAGTAGTCGTGAGGAATAATCATTCTAATTTGATTTGCTTTGGTTCATTTTTTAACTACTCCTCCCGATAAGAGGAAAGACTTATTTGTTGTAAATCGCCGATTGGATTTATCAATCAAGAATGACACCGAAGTCACTTTCGGAATCATACTTCCTACAGTTAAGTCCAGTAGTGCATTCTATCAAAAACGATAACTCATCATGTAGTAATATTTGGAAGTAAGTGTTATAACTTCATACAGGATAGCTAGAACTAGGGATCTATAAGAAATGAAATTTCATTTTGCTCTCTTATCTCAACCTATAAACTCGCTCTTATGTACTCTTATTAGACCTAGGTCTTAATACATCCTTAGTTTGTCAAAAAGTGATGATCTATGGCTCATTCCCCCAATCCTATATATCTCCTCATGCCTTAAGTCATAGTGGGTTAGGTAGTAGGGTGATGTTACCTCCCATCATCTCTCCCGCTGAAGTTACAACATCAACAGACACATTGAGCTATTGTTTATGGGTTGGGCCTAGCCTTCTAATTCACTGAAGTTATAACGATACACAATGATCAAACATGAGACATGAATAATCAAGTTTTAAGAAAATTTGGTAAAAGAACATTTATGTATCCCACATATTCCATGACGAATATTAGTTATCGTTAACTGATATAGAAATTTCATATCAATATtagcgtaaaaaaaaataaaaaaaataaacaccgtaagacacaaatttttttttgtatttatgtatTTATGGATGACGTCAAAAATAATTACTATAGATTTTTTGAGGGAGGATCTTAAATAATGGcgtcaaaaataataaaaaataaataaattaacaccTTGATTGGGATCAAAGGGgattctttttctctttctcacGTTAGGGTTTTAACTTCTTCTTCCTATTCGTCTTCTATCCAATTTTCATCTACCAGGTACGTAATGCAACTGTAGCGTTTGACTTTTTCACAATTCATACCTATATTCATTTTATTCTCATTCGCATCAGCTCTCGCTTCTTAGGTTTACCAaacttcaatttcattattttctaaTTACAATTGTGTAATCGCCATTTTCAAATTGCTATCTTAACAATATAGAATTACGTGTAaagcttaattttttattgcaATATTATTGGATTCTCTTATAATTCAATATTACTATCGAATTTTACTAAGCTCTTCGGCACAATTGATGTTGAATAATGATTTCAGATTCTGTAATTAAGTTTTATGACTAGTTATTATGTATGCATctgaaagtattttttttttttcatgaactGTGGTTGTGATGTGTAGAATGGGGGAGAATGGTAAAAGAAATCGTTCGCAGAGAGACCGTGGAGACCGTAATAGGGATAACAAGAATCAAAAGAGGCGTGTGAATGACAGAGATGAAAGGGAAAAGGGTGAATTGATTGTGTATAGGATACTATGTCCAGTTGGAGTTATCGGGAGTGTTATTGGTAAGAATGGAAAAGTTATAAATTCGATAAGGCAAGAGACTAGGGCGAAAGTTAAGGTTGTGGATCCATTTCCCGGTGCCAAGCATCGGGTTATAACTATTTATTGTTATGTTAAAGAGAAGGAGGAAGTTGAGGTCGAAGATGAAATCGATAATGAAAAGCCTTTATGTGCTGCTCAAGATGCTCTTCTCAAGGTTCATTCTGCCATTTCAAATTCGATTGAAACTGCTGGTGATTCTGAGAAGAAACGAAAGAATAAAGATGAATGCCAAATTCTTGTTCCATCTAGCCAGTCTGCTATTTTGATTGGCAAGTCTGGTGCAACCATCAAACAACTGAGAGTTAAGACAAGAACAAATATCAAGGTCGTTTCAAAGGATGCAGCTGATCCTGAGCACTCGTGTGCTATGGAATTTGACAATTTTGTATTGGTAGGGATAtttatattatcaaacatattTACTTGCTATTGAACTAATGCATAGATTCATAACATGATTGCAACTTTGATTAGCACACTGGCATGTGAATCCACTATATAGGTGCTGATCTAGTTTTGGAGGAAATCAtacaaaatttttatattttctatagTTTTGTACTTGGACATTTTATGGCTGTTGAAACAATTCTTTTGCGATGAGCTTCTATCTTATTATGTTATTGTTTTCGTTGAATAGATTACAGGTGAATCGGAAGCTGTGAAAAGAGCATTATTTGCAGTTTCAACTATTATGTACAAATTCTCCCCCAAGGAGGACATTTCTCTTGACACAAATGTACCAGAAACCCCGCACAGCATTATCATTCCGTCTGAAGTTCCTATTTACCCACCTGGTGGATTATATCCAGCACAAGATCCTATTATTCAGCCTAGATCTTTTCCTCAAATTATAGGTGCTACAACTGTGCAAGATCTGCATGGTTATGCCGATACAGGAAATTCATGGTCCATGTACTCATCTCCCCTTCCAGTAGTTTCCAGTCTTGGTGCTTCCCAATCTGAAGAATTAATTGTAAGAATGCTGTGTCCCTCTAACAAAATTGGACATGTCATCGGGAAGGGAGGGGGTACTATTAAACGCATGAGGCAAACTAGCGGTGCTCGTATTGATGTTGATGATTCCAAGGCTCGTCATGATGAATGCTTAATCACTGTAACTGCAACAGAGGTGCATTATCtgttcttctattttttcttttttcgcATCTTGCATTTGTCTGCAATTTTGAAGTTCAAATTTTTAGTTTGATCTCTAGTTTCTCTATTCTTCTTTATATTAAGATTTTTGTAG
Coding sequences within it:
- the LOC123899764 gene encoding KH domain-containing protein At4g18375 translates to MGENGKRNRSQRDRGDRNRDNKNQKRRVNDRDEREKGELIVYRILCPVGVIGSVIGKNGKVINSIRQETRAKVKVVDPFPGAKHRVITIYCYVKEKEEVEVEDEIDNEKPLCAAQDALLKVHSAISNSIETAGDSEKKRKNKDECQILVPSSQSAILIGKSGATIKQLRVKTRTNIKVVSKDAADPEHSCAMEFDNFVLITGESEAVKRALFAVSTIMYKFSPKEDISLDTNVPETPHSIIIPSEVPIYPPGGLYPAQDPIIQPRSFPQIIGATTVQDLHGYADTGNSWSMYSSPLPVVSSLGASQSEELIVRMLCPSNKIGHVIGKGGGTIKRMRQTSGARIDVDDSKARHDECLITVTATEASTDLKSVAVEAVLLLQEEINDEDDTPVSIRLLVPSKVIGCIIGRSGSIINEIRKRTKADIQISRSNKPKYADDNDELVEVVGEVDCVRDALIQIVLRLREDALKKRDIDHNPPIGAESLYASSSVLSAPSMLPSVAALSYDQRAGSGTGLGMHSTSSRYGYDSYSMGDTGYGSMSSYATKLYEGHSLPTLSTLEMVVPANAVGKVMGKGGANLSNIRKISGATVEISESKSYRGDRIALISGTSEQKRAAENLIQAFIMAT